ATTCCCCTGGGACCTGGCAGGCATGATCCTTCAGCATCACGAACGGATGGACGGATCCGGCTATCCTCTTGGCCTCAAGGGCGATGCAATTCTCATGGAAGCGCGAATCCTGGCCGTGGCCGACGTAGTCGAGGCCATCGCCATCCACCGCCCCTACCGTCCATCCATGGGAATCGAGTCCGCCTTGGAGGAAATCGTTGCCAACCGCGGTGTTTTCTACGATTCCGAGGTCGTCGACGTCTGCCTCCGGCTTTTTCGTGAGAAAGGCTATCGACTGGAATAACCGTTTGCCGTCAGGCGCCGCGATACGCTTGCCGACATACCCGTTGACATTCCCGATGATCTGTGATGAATAGCGCGCGGCTGGTGAATCCGGCCGGTCCTGAGAGGAAGGACGCCGTCTGACCTCGAGGGGGAGCGCAACGAGCCATCGCGAGAGGTCTGCTCCCTTCAGGAGCGGACCTCTTTTTTTTGCAATGGAAGGAGCATGCATGAACCGTCGCATCGGAACCATCACCATCATCATCACGAACCGGGCCGACCAGGCCAACCGGATCAACGCCATCCTGAGCGAGCACGGCGAGGCCGTCATCGGCCGGATGGGGCTGCCCTACCCGCCCAAGGGCCTTCACATCATCTCGCTCATCGTTCACGCCACCACCGACGAGATCGGCTCCCTGACGGGAAAGCTGGGCGCCCTGGAGGGCGTGCAGGTGAAGTCGGCCCTGACCAAAGCATAGAAGGGAAAGACCAAATGACCGCAGATTTCATCGACGACGGAAAGATCGAGCGACTGCTTGACGAATCGAAGAACCCGTCCCGTCGGCGGGTTGAGGAACTGATTGAAAAAGCGAAGAAGCTGCAAGGCTTGACGCCGGAGGAGACGGCCGTTCTCCTGCAGACGGAGGACCCGGAGCTCCTGGCCGAAATCGGTCGGACGGCCCGGCAGATCAAGCGGGACATCTACGGGAACCGCCTGGTTCTTTTCGCCCCCCTCTACATCGCGAACTTCTGCAGCAACAACTGCCTCTACTGCGGATTCCGCAAGGACAACAAGGACCTCAAGCGCGTGGCCCTCTCCCTGGAGCAGATTGCAAGCGAAGTAAGCGTCCTGGAGCGGGAGGGGCACAAGCGGCTCCTGATGCTCTGCGGCGAGCACCCCGGCCGATCCAGCCTGGACTACTTCGTTGAGGCCATTGAAACGGCCTATTCCGTGAAGACGGAGAAGGGCGGAGAGATCCGGCGAATCAATGTGGAGATCGCCCCGCTGGAAGTCGAGGAGTTCCGGCGGCTCAAGGCGGCGAAGATCGGGACCTACGTCCTGTTCCAGGAAACCTATCACCACGGGACGTACCGCCGGATGCACCCCAGCGGCCCCAAGAAAGACTACGTCCGGCGGCTGACGGCCATGCACCGGGCCCAGGAGGGCGGCATCGACGACGTGGGCATCGGAGCCCTCTTCGGCCTCTACGATTACAAGTTCGAGGTCCTCGGGCTCCTCTTCCACGCCCTGCAGCTCGAGCGGGACTGCGGCGTGGGCCCCCACACCATCTCGATTCCACGGCTGGAGCCGGCCCTCAACGCGCCGGCGGCTATCAAGCCGCCCCACCCGGTCTCCGACGAGGAATTCAAGAAACTCGTGGCGGTGATCCGCATGGCCGTCCCCTACACGGGAATGATCCTCTCCACCCGCGAGACAGCAGCCCTCCGGAGCGAGGTTTTCGACCTGGGGATTTCCCAGATCAGCGCGGGATCCCGGACGAATCCGGGAGGCTACCGGGAGGATTCCAGCGAGGGGTTCCGGGCGGCCCAATTCAACCTGGGGGACACGCGGACCCTCGACGAGGTGATCCTCGACATCAGCACCCACGGGCACATTCCCAGCTTCTGCACCGCCTGCTACCGGCTGGGCCGGACGGGGGCGGATTTCATGGACCTGGCAAAACCGGGGCTGATCCAGAAGTTCTGCCGAACCAATGCCATCCTCACCTACAAGGAATACCTGCAGGACTACGCATCTCCGGAGACCAAGGCCGTGGGCGACGCCCTGATCGACCGTCTCCTGGCGGAGACGAAAAGCAGCCGCCAGCGTGAAAATCTGGAGAAACGCCTGCGGAAGATCGAGGAAGGGCAGCGGGATCTCTATGTCTGAATCGCCGGACCGGATCGCCGGGCTGATCGGGACGGCCCGCCGGGGGGAGTCTCTCTCCCGGGAAGACCTGACCCTCCTTCTGAACCTGGCGGACGAGGAGTCCCTGGAGGCGCTCGGCACGGCGGCCGACGCCGTCCGCCGGGAAGCCGTCGGGGATGCCGTCTATCTTCGCGGCATCGTAGAGTTCTCCAATTTCTGCCGGCAGAATTGCCTCTACTGCGGCCTCCGCCGGGACAACCGGGACATCATTCGCTATCGGATGGACGAGGACGCCGTCCTCGCCGCCGTCCGCCGGATCCGGGACAGGGACATCGGCACGGTTGTCCTTCAGTCCGGCGAGGATCCCGCATACACCCGTGGCGACCTGTGCCGCATCGTCGGCCGGATCAGGAACGAGACGGGCCTGATCGTGACGCTCTCGGTGGGAGAGCGGCCCCTGGAAGACTACCGGGCCTTCCGCGAGGCCGGAGCGGACCGGTATCTCCTCAAGCACGAGACGGCCTCTCCGGACCTCTACCGGCGGCTCCGGCCCGGATGCATGCTGGAGGACCGCCTCCGCTGCCTGAAGGACCTCCGGGACCTGGGCTACGAGGTCGGAACGGGGAACATGGTGGGCCTCCCGGGACAGACGCCGGAAATCCTGGCGGACGACCTGCTCCTGATCCGCTCCCTCGATGCGGACATGCTGGGGATCGGCCCCTTCATCCCCCACCCGGGAACGCCCCTCGCCGGCGCGCCGGGAGGCGACCTGAAAAGGACGCTCCGGGTCCTGGCCCTGGCCCGCCTCCTGACCCGGGACACGAATATCCCCGCCACGACGGCCCTGGGGACTCTGCATCCGGAAGGCCGGATCCGGGCCCTCCGGGCGGGAGCCAACATCGTCATGCCCGATTTCACCCCCGAAACCCTCCGTGCCCGGTATGACATCTATCCCGGCAAGTCCACCGTGCCGGACGGGGACATCCTCATGGCGCGCCTGCGGGAAGACCTGGTCCTGCTGGAGCGTCACACGGGCAAGGGGCCGGGCGGACGCGTCGTCCCGCGTTGAATCCCTCCGTAAATGACAAATCCGTTGACGGTCCCCCCCGAAAAGGTATAACCTTCGCGCATATAAAAAAACTCACCGCCACATCCGCCGGCCACCATCCGCCGGCGGTTTTCCCAAGCAGGAGGAAACCATGCGCCCGTTGATCGTCTTCTTTACGTTGTTGGGAATCCTGGCCTGCCCGCTTGCCGCAAGCGCCGGAGGGGTGTCCCCCGCCGCCATGGATCGGTACCGTCAGGCCAAAGCATCACTGGAGGAAATGCGTCAGGCCAAGGCAGGCATCTATGCCAGGGACGTTCTGGAAGCCACCCAGCAGACCCTGGCAAAAGCCGGGGAGGCCGCCGATGGCGGAAACGAAGGAGCCGTGAAGACGGCACTGGACAAAGCTGTTCTCCAGATGGATCTGGCCAGGGCCCGGACCGAGGAGCGGGAAGCGGCGGAGAAAACCGCCGTGACCCGGGCCAGACTGGACAAACTGCAGAAACGGCTCGATGACATCCTGGCCGGGAAAGGAGAAAAGCCATGAAACGGTTTCTCTTCTCCCTGCTGTTCTCCATCCTGTGCGCCGCCCTGGCCCTTCCCGCACTGGCCGACGAAAGAGAGCAGGGCCAGTTCGCCATCCAGAAGGCACGGACGATCATTGAAAAGACAACCGCCAGAAGCGATGAGCTGAAAGTCCCGGCTGGGGAGCTTCAAAAAGCCCGGGCATTCCTGGGAAACGCCCAGGCCGCCCTGGACGGAAATCTCTCCTGGCGGGGCAAGCTGAAGCCGGAGGTCCTCCCGGACATTCTTTACTGGGCGGAAATGGCGGAAATCGCCGCCTCCACCGGCATGGCCCGGCTGGACAAGATCTCCCATGAACGGGAAAACCTGAGGCTGGAAAAGGCAATCCCGGAAACCGAGGCCAAGATCAAGGTCTTCGAAGACAAGAACGAGGAAATTCGGAGGCTTCGAGAACAAGTGGGAAAGCCCCAGGGGGAGATGAAAAGTCTGTCGGGAGAGTTGTCCGCATTGAAGAAGGCCAAGACAGGCCTGGAGAAGGATGTCGCCCAGCTTAAAACCGAGCGGGCGAACCTGAACGGACAGGTGGAAGCGCTCAATGCCGTGGCGGCAGGCCTCCGCAAAGACCTGGCCGAAAAGATCCGTTCGACGGAAGAGCTGTCCGCGGAAAATCGCCGCTTGAAGGATGATTTCAAGGCCCTGGAAAACCGGAAGGGGGCCGATATTGTCCAGATGGAGGGGCAGGTCCGCTCCCTGACGAGGACGGCCGAGTTCCAGAAGTCCCTGGACAGGCTGGGGTACCTGCTTCGCCCGTCCGAAAAGGGGCCGGTCGTCGTAATCCCCCGGAACGATCTGATCCGGGCCACGAGCAGGGGATCCTCCCTTGCCCCGCAGGCGGAGCGGCAGATTCAGCGCCTTGCAGAAATCGTAAAGACCCATCCGGGAACGCGGCTGTCCATGACGGTCCACGGCTCCGGGAAACCGACCCGGACGGAAAACCGGAAGGGTACGGACGCCATGGCCCAGCTGCTGCGGAAGGCCTTTTTGAACGCCGGGATCTCCGACTCCGCCGTCGAGGCCTCCGGCGCGGGGACAGAGGCCCCCCTGTTCCCGAAAGGAAGCGGAGATGAGAACCGGAGGGTGGAGATTCAGGTGATCACGCTGCCCCCGGCCAAGTGAAAGGATTCATTTCGCCGCGTAAGGAAAGAGCGATGAGGAGATCTTTCATGAAACACCGTTCCGGTCTGACCGTTCCGATGATCTGTCTGATCGTCTGCTTTGCGATTACGACCGCCGGCACCGCCCGGGCCGCCTTCACCCTGGAGGACGAGCGGAAAGTGGGACGTGAATTCTACGAAAAGATGGAAAAGAGCAACGCCCTGTACAAGGAAAAGCGCGTCCAGTCCTACATAACAGAGTTGGGCAACAGCATCCTTTCGCACAGCAACAAGGCTCCCTTTGACTTCCATTTCTCCGTCTACAAGGACTCTGCCATCAACGCTTTTGCAACGCCCGGGGGATATGTCTACGTTTCCCGGGGTCTCATCGCCATCGCAGAGGACGAGGCCCAACTGGCCAGTGTCATGGCCCATGAAATCGCCCATGTGAACGCCCGTCACATCGCCAGGATCATCGAGAAATCAACGAAGGTGAACGTGGCCGCCTTGGCGGCCATTCTTGCCGGGGCGTTCCTGGGCGGAGGCAGCGACCTGGCCGCCGGGGCCATGGCCTTCTCCCTGGCCGCCGCCACAACCCTCAACCTGAAATACAGCCGGGAGCACGAGGAAGAAGCGGACCGCCTTGGACTTTCATACCTTATTTCAACAGGATACGATGGCCAGGGTTCGGTCGAAATGCTGCGCCTGATGCGGCGATACGAATACTACTCGAGCACCATCCCCTCGTATTTCAAAACCCACCCGGGAACGGACGACCGGATCCACTACCTCGACGGCATGCTTCAGACGGTTTACCGGAAGCAGCAGGGTAAGGACAACCTCTCGAAGCGGTTCGACAGAATCAGGATCGAGATGGCCCTGTCCAGGCCGGACGCGCAGGCGAATTACGCCTATTTCCGGGACCGGGTTAAGAAGAATCCGGCTTCCCTGGACGACCGGCTTGGCCTGGCGGTCTCCCTGGAAAGAACCGGCCGCGTTGCCGAGGCCCTGGAGATCTTTCACAAGATCCTGCAGGAAGCCCCGAACGACGCGGATATCCTGAGAGAAACCGGTATCGTCTATGTAAAGACCGGACGGACACAGGCGGCCATCGAACCGCTGCGGAAGGCCCTGCAGCTTGACCGGGACGACAGGGAAACCCTGCTCTACCTGGGAAGGGCCTACGGGACGATGGAAAATTATGAAGCCGCCGTAGACCTGTACCGGCGGCTGGAAAACGATCCTCCCCAGGAAGCGGACATCCTCTACAATATGGCCATGGCCTATGGCAGAACGGGCCGTACCGGGGACTACCACTATTTTTACGGCCTGTTCCTGAAGAAAAACGGCCGAAAGGACAACGCCCTCTACCACCTTGAAGAGGCCCGAAAGCTTCTTGGGCGGGACCCGGAAAAGTCCCGGCGCGTCCAGAAGGCAATCGATTCCCTCAAGAAGGGTCAGGACAACCCTGACTCGCCGCCATCCAATTCCGCCAAGAGGTGGGGAGCCTCCCGGCGGATGTAAGCCGAGTAAAGCTTCTCCCGCACGAACAGATCGAAAATATCCCCGTCGATGTGCCGGTCCTTCACCATGAACCCCACGATCTTGAGGGCTTCCGCCAGGGTCTTGCCCTTTGTGTAGGGCCTGTCCCGGGCCGTCAGGGCCTCGAAGACGTCCGCCAGGGCCAGGATGCGGGCCTGGATGGGTATCTCGGCCTCTTTGAGACCCAGCGGGTAGCCGGTGCCGTCGAGGCGCTCATGGTGGGACGATGCATATTCCGGCACGTGTTTGAGCTTCTTCGGGAACGGCAGTTGGGAGAGCATTTTGAAGGTCACAACCGTGTGGTTGTTGATGATTTCCCGCTCCGCATCGTTCAGGGTGCCCCGGCGGATGCTGAGGTTGGCACACTCGTCCTCCGTCAGGACCGGCAGTTCCTCGCCGTTGAGGCAATACTTCGTTTCCGTCAGTTCCTTCAGCCGCTTCACCTTGTCGTCCGGCAGGAATTCTCCGCCCAGATTGGTCGTCTCCAGAAATTTCAGGTCTTCGTCAAGATTCCGGGTAAAGTCATCTTCGTAATCCTCATCCGGCAGTTTCCCTCCGGCGCCGTCACCACGCGACTTCCGCCGAAGAACATCAATGATGTGGTTCTTCTTGATGATCTCGACGCGGGCCTTCAGGAGATCGATCCGGTCGCAGATCGTCTGCAGTTTCGTGGCCTTGTCCACGACATGCTCCGGCGTCGTGATCTTGCCCACGTCGTGTAGCCACGCCGCGAGCCGAAGTTCCCGCATCTCGTCGCTGTTCAGGTGGTAATTGTCATATGGCGGTTGCGTTGTTGCGTTGATCCGCTCGGCGATGTCCATGGTCAGCTCGGCGACGCGCCGGATGTGGCCGCCCGTATAGGGCGATTTTTCGTCGATGGCGCTGCCGATGGTCCGGATGAAGGATTCGAGGAGTTCTTCCAGGTCGCCGATGAGGCGGTTGTTGGTGAGCGCCACGGCGGCCTGAGAGGCCAGGGATTCCGTCATTTCCTGGCTCTCCTTGCTGAACGGAATCGTTTCGCCCGTCTCGGGGTCGCGGGGGTTGAGGAGCTGCAGAACGCCGATGATGTCGTTCTCATGGTTGCGCATGGGAAGGACAAGCATGGACTTGGACCGGTACCCCGTCCGCTCGTCGAATTTTTTCGTCCCCTCGAAGTTGAACCCCTCGGCATGGTAGACGTCGGGGATGTTCACCGCCTTGCCCGTCAGAGCCACGAAGGCGGAGACGTTCGAGAAATTCTCCGATCCGTCAGGGCAGTGAAGCGGAACGGCAGGCCAGGTGATCCGGTCCCCGGTTCCACCCATGCGGACATCCAGCGTTCCGTTCTGGACGATGGCAAACTGGAGCTCCTTCTCGTCGTCGGACATGATGTAGAGCGTCCCGCCGTCGGCGGTGGTGAACTCCCGGGCCTCGTCGATGATCATCTCCAGGAGCTTCCCCAGGTTCCGCTCCGCCGAGAGGGCCGAGCCGATCTGGGTAAGACGGCGTATCAGGCCAAGCTGGGCCTCGGTGAAGTCCTGGACTTCCGCAACGAGATGGTTCAGCAGGTGGTTCAACTGGGGATAGGCAGTGAACCGGATTTCGGGCTTCCGTTCGCTTGTCTCGTTCATGGGAAAAACCTCAACGGGGATTGTCGGCGCTATCGGCCGGACCTGGCCCGGCGGGACAGAACCGGAGCTCAACGGATCCGGACCCGGGATACATGCTGTTTCAGGATCTCCGCACATTTCTCCAGGTCCGGCGGTTCGGCTCCGGGGGGAGGAACAGCGGGATCGAGCTGTTTCGTTCGCGCGTATCTCTGTAGCACAAAACGGGGGGCGTTCTCCACGAGTTTCCCGATCTCCCGGAAATCCCGCTCAGCGAGGAGAGAGGGAACGACGGTGGTGCGGAATTCGCAGGGAAGACCGGAGGCCACGATGAGGGCGATGCTTTCCCGGATCCCCCGGCTGCTGTCACCGACGCCCGTCAGGGCGTCATATTTTTTCAGGGGGCCCTTGACGTCCATGGCCAGGAAATCGATCAGCCGCCGTTCGACCAGCTCCTTCAGGACCTCCGGCCGGGAGCCGTTGGTGTCGATCTTCACCAGGAAGTCCATTTCTTTCAGGCACCCGGCAAACGCCGCAAGGTCCGGCTGGAGGGTCGGCTCGCCGCCGGTGATGGACACTCCGTCGAGCTTACCCCGCCGCTTTGCCAGGAAACCGAGGATCTCCGCCTCGTCCAGGAGCGGTTCAAACCGTCCGGGATCGACCAGCTCCGGGTTGTGGCAGAAGGGACAGCGGAAGTTGCACCCCTGGGTGAATACGACGGCGCTGATCCGCCCGGGATAATCGATCAGGGAAACCTTCTGAAAACCACCGATTTTCATATAGAGAGCGATACTCCCAATGCCCGCATGCTCAGAACCCGTATTCCCTTCTCAGCTGGAACTCCGCCTGTTTTCCCTTGTTCCACTGCTGGACCGGCCGCAGGTATCCCACCACCCGGGAGTAAATCTCGCAGGGCGACTGGCATTCCGGGCATTCCTCCATCTCCCCCTTCAGATATCCGTGGGACGGGCAGATGCTGAAGGTGGGTGTAAAGGTCATGTACGGAAGGTGATAGCGGGTGCAGACCTTCCGGACGAGGCTCTTGACCGCTTCGGGGTCATCGACACGCTCCCCGGCAAACGTATGGAAGACGGTGCCCCCGGTGTACTTCGACTGAATCTCGTCCTGCAGGTCCAGGGCCTCGAAGATGTCGTCGGTGTAATTCACCGGCAACTGGGTCGAATTCGTATAGAAGGGCTCCGCCTTCTCCTCCCGGATGCGGTCCTCGTTGGCACAGAGGATCTCGGGATATTTTTCCTTGTCGATCTTGGCCAGCCGGTAGCTGGTCCCCTCGGCGGGGGTGGATTCCAGGTTGTAGTTGTTTCCCGTCTGGCGCTGGAAGTGGACCAGCCGGTCCCGCATGAAGTCGAGGACCTTCTTCGTGAACCGCTGGCCCTCGGGACTGGCCAGGTTTACGCCCAGCAGGTTCTGGCAGGCCTCGTTCATCCCCACCAGGCCGATGGTGGAAAAGTGGTTCTTCCAGTATTCGCCGAAGCGCTCCTTGATCTTGCGCAGATAGTGCCTCGTGTAGGGGTAAAGGTTCCCGTCGGTAAAGTTCTCCAGGACCTTGCGCTTCGTCTCCAGGCTCTCCCGGGCTACGCTCATCAGCCGCTCCAGGCGCTGGAGGTACTCGTCCTCCGAATTGGACAGGAAACCGATCCGGGGCATGTTGATGGTAATGACGCCGATGGAGCCCGTCAGGGGGTTGGAGCCGAACAGACCGCCGCCCCGCTTTTCCAGCTCGCGGTTGTCGATGCGGAGCCGGCAGCACATGCTTCGGGCATCCTCCGGATTCATGTCGGAGTTGATGAAGTTGGAGAAGTAGGGAACGCCGTACTTGGCCGTCATCTCCCAGAGACTGGCGAGGTTCGGGTCTTCCCAGTTGAAATTCTTGGTGACGTTGTAGGTCGGGATGGGAAACGTGAAGACCCTTCCCTTCGCGTCCCCTTCCGCCATCACCTCCAGGAACGCGCGGTTGAAGAGATTCATTTCCTTCTGAAAGTCTCCGTAGACGTCTTCCTGGGGCTGGCCGCCGATGATGACGGACTGATCCGCGTAGTACCGGGGCACCGTCACGTCGAGGGTGACGTTCGTGAAGGGCGTCTGGAAGCCGACCCGGGTCGGAACGTTGATGTTGAAGATGAATTCCTGGAGGGCCTGCTTGATCTCGATGTATTCGAGGTCGTCGTACCGGATGAAGGGCGCCAGCAGGGTGTCGAAGTTGGAAAAGGCCTGGGCACCCGCCGCCTCGCCCTGGAGGGTGTAGAAGAAATTGACGATCTGTCCCAGGGCACTCCTGAGATGCTTGGCGGGCCGGCTCTCGACCTTCCCGGAGACGCCGCGGAAGCCTTCCAGGAGCAGGTCGTAGAGATCCCAGCCGACGCAGTAGACCGACAGGAGGGAGAGGTCGTGGATGTGGAAATCTCCGTCCGAATGGGCCTTGCGGATCTCCGGGGAATAGATCTCGTTCAGCCAGTAGACCTTGCTCACTTCCGAAGAGATGTAGTTGTTGAGCCCCTGGAGGGAATAGTCCATATTGCTGTTTTCGTTTATCTTCCAGTCCTTCTTCTTGAGGTATTGGTCGACCAGGTCCACCTCCATCTTCTGGGTGATTTCCCGCAACCGGGCGTGCTGGTCCCGGTAGATGATGTAGGCCTTGGCTGTCTTGCGGTAGGGGGAATCGAGGAGTACTTCCTCTACGATGTCCTGGGCGTCCTCCACGGTCATGATGTTGCCGTTGTAGAGTTTTTCCGCCAGGTTGAGGACCCGGATGGTGAGCTTTCGGGCTGCCTTCTCGTCGAATTCCCCCGTCGCCTCCCCGGCCCTGGCGATGGCGTTCGTAATCTTCTCGGCGTTGAACTTGACGAGCCGCCCGTCCCGTTTCCTGATCTTTCCACGCATGGAAATTCCCTCCGCTTTCTTGTATGAACCGATTATTATAACGACGATGAATTACCCAACATATTGGGGTGGAGGTTCCCTTTTACCACTACATATTGGTGCAATCAAGAGGAAAATGGGGTAAGGGGAGGAACGGCACCCCTCAGGAACAACGGAGGAGGTTTCTTTTTTAAAAGGAAGTCAGGGGGTTGTTGTATCCGGGAGCGGCGGAAGAAACCGCTCCCGGATTTTTTCAGCGATACTCGCGCCGGACCTCGGCGAACCCTTCAAGGGCTCCCAGGATGGTCCGGTCGTCGACGCAGTAGGCGATGCGGAAATGCCCCGGACCGCCGAAACCGCTTCCGGGCACGGTCAGGATCCGCTTCGCCTGCAGGGCCCGCACGAAGGCCACGTCGTCCTCGATGGGGCTGCGGGGGAAAAGATAGAAGGCCCCCTCCGGTTTCGTCACCTCATAGCCGGCCTTGACGAGCCCCTCGTACAGGAGGTCCCGTTTCTTCCTGTAGATGTCCGCGTCCACCTGAATGCCCTGGAGGCGGCTGATCACCCGCTGCATCAGGGCCGGCGCGTTGACGAAACCGAGGATGCGGTTGCACAGGACCAGGGCTCCCAGGAGATCCTCCATCGGCTCGGCGGAAGGGTTGACGGCGATGTAGCCGATCCGTTCCCCCGGCAGGGACAGGTTCTTCGAGTAGGAGGAAGCCACGAGACTGTTTCCGTAGGCCGCCAGAATGCTGGGAACTTTCACGCCATCGTATACCAGTTCCCGGTAGGGCTCGTCGGATACCAGGTAGATCGTCTTTCCAAGAAGCCGGCTTTTCTCCGCCAGCATTCCTGCAAGCGCGTCGATGGAGGCCTTGTCATAAACGCGCCCTGTCGGGTTGTTGGGTGAATTGATGAGGACGACCTTCGTCTTGTCGGTGATGGCCTCGGACAGGGCATCCAGGTCGAGGGAAAAGTCCGGCCGCGTCGGGACGAGCTTCAGGACGCCGCCGGCGTTGTCCGCGTAGAAACGATATTCCACGAAGAAGGGGGTCGGGACGACGACCTCGTCCCCCGGATCCAGGAGCGACTTCAGGATGACATTGAGTGCTCCGCCGGCCCCGGCGGTCATGACGAGGTGATCCGCCGTCAGCGCGACGCCGTGAATCCCGGAGAGATGGTCTGCAACAGCCCGGCGGGTATCCGGGTAGCCCGCGTTGGGCATGTAGCCATGCATTCCCTCTGTTTCCTGGGCGGCCAGCCGCCTCAGTTCTTCCTTGAAGACCGCCGGGGGGTCCACGTTCGGGTTCCCGAGGCTGAAGTCGAAGACGTTTTCGGCGCCATGGATCTGCCTGAGGCGGACACCCTCCTCGAACATTTTGCGGATCCAGGAAGACTGGGAAATGAAGGATTGGATCTTCCGGGAGATGGCCATGAAATACCTCCTGGCTGGAGTTTGCCCGATATGCCTGTATGATGTGGTCCGGGCTGCGCCGGAAGCTTTGTACCACAGGGGTTGGACGGCGTCAACGCGGGGGTGCACCCTCATCTGGCAGCCACCTCCCAGGCAACGTGAGGTCATGCCCCGCCGGAACCTGGAATTCTTGACATTTCGCCGGCCCTGCCCTACATTGCCACCATCTCCCGGCTTCCGGACCCGTTGTAACCGATACCGGCAGACAGGGGAAATCCGAAGGAACACCAGAAACCACCATGCCCATCTACGAATACGAATGCAAAAAATGCAAGGATCGCTTTGAACTCCTGGTCCGTTCGAGCGACAGGGAAGCGGATCTTGCCTGCCCGTCCTGCCGGTCGAAGCGGATCCATAAGCTCATGTCCGCTTCCGCCGGAGGAAAATCGGGGTGCTCTTCCTGTGCCGCAACCTCCTGCAGCCCCGGCTGAGGGCACTGAGCCGATGCGGCGGTCCGCCGCATTTTCCCGTTGCCAACTCGACCCGGATTGGTTATAAGGCTCGCGCACTGCAGAGTCCCTCCGGAGAAGCCAAAGCGAAAAAGAACCGACGCCGCGAGTCGGAGCCGGCGGCGTTCCGGAGTCTCATAAAGACGAAAGGAGTTCCCGCATGAACATTCTTATTTTCGGACCCAACGGCAGCGGCAAGGGCACCCAGGGCGCCATCGTCCAGAAGAAGTTCGGCGTGCCCCACATCGAGACGGGCGTTATCTTCCGCCAGAACATCAAGGGGGGAACGGAACTGGGCATGAAGGCGAAGGCCTTCATCGACAAGGGCGAACTGGTCCCCGACGAGATCACCGTTCCCATGATCCTGAGCCGGCTGCAGGAAGACGACTGCAAGAAGGGCTGGCTGCTGGACGGCTTCCCGAGGAACCTGGCCCAGGCGGAGGCCCTCTGGAAGGCCCTGCAGGCGGCGGGCATGAAGCTCGACTTCGTCATCGAGATCCTCTTGGACAGGAAGATCGCCAAACAGCGCATCATGGGCCGGAGGCTCTGCGCCAATGACAACAACCATCCCAACAACATCTTCATCGACGCGATCAAGCCGGCGGAAAAAGACGGCAAGCCGGTGTGCCGGGTCTGCGGCTGCGAGACCCTGACGGCCCGGGCCGACGACCAGGACGAGGACGCCATCGACAAGCGTCACGGCATCTACTACGACACGAAGACCGGCTCCCTGGCGGCGGTTAACTATTTCAAGGAGCGCACGAAGGTCATCGGAGTGGACGGGACGGCCGGCGTCAAGGAAGTATCCGAAGACCTGCTCAAAAAGCTGGCGTAATCCGCATTCCGATAGAACAGGCGGCCCGGGGCATGGAGCACGGCCACCCGGGCCTCATGCGAAGAAACACAGGCCCTCCCGAAAACCGGGAGGGCTTTTCTTTTCTTGCCCGCATCATGGTTTTGTGATG
This genomic window from Syntrophaceae bacterium contains:
- a CDS encoding anaerobic ribonucleoside-triphosphate reductase activating protein; translated protein: MKIGGFQKVSLIDYPGRISAVVFTQGCNFRCPFCHNPELVDPGRFEPLLDEAEILGFLAKRRGKLDGVSITGGEPTLQPDLAAFAGCLKEMDFLVKIDTNGSRPEVLKELVERRLIDFLAMDVKGPLKKYDALTGVGDSSRGIRESIALIVASGLPCEFRTTVVPSLLAERDFREIGKLVENAPRFVLQRYARTKQLDPAVPPPGAEPPDLEKCAEILKQHVSRVRIR
- a CDS encoding ribonucleoside triphosphate reductase, which codes for MRGKIRKRDGRLVKFNAEKITNAIARAGEATGEFDEKAARKLTIRVLNLAEKLYNGNIMTVEDAQDIVEEVLLDSPYRKTAKAYIIYRDQHARLREITQKMEVDLVDQYLKKKDWKINENSNMDYSLQGLNNYISSEVSKVYWLNEIYSPEIRKAHSDGDFHIHDLSLLSVYCVGWDLYDLLLEGFRGVSGKVESRPAKHLRSALGQIVNFFYTLQGEAAGAQAFSNFDTLLAPFIRYDDLEYIEIKQALQEFIFNINVPTRVGFQTPFTNVTLDVTVPRYYADQSVIIGGQPQEDVYGDFQKEMNLFNRAFLEVMAEGDAKGRVFTFPIPTYNVTKNFNWEDPNLASLWEMTAKYGVPYFSNFINSDMNPEDARSMCCRLRIDNRELEKRGGGLFGSNPLTGSIGVITINMPRIGFLSNSEDEYLQRLERLMSVARESLETKRKVLENFTDGNLYPYTRHYLRKIKERFGEYWKNHFSTIGLVGMNEACQNLLGVNLASPEGQRFTKKVLDFMRDRLVHFQRQTGNNYNLESTPAEGTSYRLAKIDKEKYPEILCANEDRIREEKAEPFYTNSTQLPVNYTDDIFEALDLQDEIQSKYTGGTVFHTFAGERVDDPEAVKSLVRKVCTRYHLPYMTFTPTFSICPSHGYLKGEMEECPECQSPCEIYSRVVGYLRPVQQWNKGKQAEFQLRREYGF
- a CDS encoding pyridoxal phosphate-dependent aminotransferase, with product MAISRKIQSFISQSSWIRKMFEEGVRLRQIHGAENVFDFSLGNPNVDPPAVFKEELRRLAAQETEGMHGYMPNAGYPDTRRAVADHLSGIHGVALTADHLVMTAGAGGALNVILKSLLDPGDEVVVPTPFFVEYRFYADNAGGVLKLVPTRPDFSLDLDALSEAITDKTKVVLINSPNNPTGRVYDKASIDALAGMLAEKSRLLGKTIYLVSDEPYRELVYDGVKVPSILAAYGNSLVASSYSKNLSLPGERIGYIAVNPSAEPMEDLLGALVLCNRILGFVNAPALMQRVISRLQGIQVDADIYRKKRDLLYEGLVKAGYEVTKPEGAFYLFPRSPIEDDVAFVRALQAKRILTVPGSGFGGPGHFRIAYCVDDRTILGALEGFAEVRREYR
- a CDS encoding zinc ribbon domain-containing protein; this encodes MPIYEYECKKCKDRFELLVRSSDREADLACPSCRSKRIHKLMSASAGGKSGCSSCAATSCSPG
- a CDS encoding adenylate kinase, with amino-acid sequence MNILIFGPNGSGKGTQGAIVQKKFGVPHIETGVIFRQNIKGGTELGMKAKAFIDKGELVPDEITVPMILSRLQEDDCKKGWLLDGFPRNLAQAEALWKALQAAGMKLDFVIEILLDRKIAKQRIMGRRLCANDNNHPNNIFIDAIKPAEKDGKPVCRVCGCETLTARADDQDEDAIDKRHGIYYDTKTGSLAAVNYFKERTKVIGVDGTAGVKEVSEDLLKKLA